One window of the Eucalyptus grandis isolate ANBG69807.140 chromosome 6, ASM1654582v1, whole genome shotgun sequence genome contains the following:
- the LOC104451631 gene encoding cytochrome P450 CYP82D47 — protein MDSLLQDLPRLSGIIPAILVLLIFVFFKSISSSKLKTPPEPLGAWPIIGHLPILAKSKLHHKTLASLADQCGPIFNVRCGTFQALVVSGSEIAKECFTKNDIAVSTRPRYLAQEILGYSYAMFPFAPYGPYWRQVRKMATLELLSSRRVKSLLNPIQASEADVAIQELHKLWIESKDDSGHVIIDLRPWFAKLTLNVILRIVAGKRYRTADEEEKQRCQKALREFFHLFGAFLPSDAFPFLRWLDLGGREKAMKRTAEELDEIMGGWLEDHKRDNKNLGETNGSGDFMDVMLSVLNDDEIGGYDADTIIKATCLAMIAGGSDTSMVTLTWAISLLLNNLHSLKKAQKELDAQIGKQRHVKEGDIASLTYLQAIVKETLRLHPAAPLSGPRQFTEDCTVGEYHVPKGTWLILNIWKIQTDPRTWPDPLEFRPERFLSSHKDVDVKDSNIALLPFGGGRRICPGISFGLEMVHFLLAKFLHAFEISTVDNSPVDMSEIFGPTILKATPLEVMLKPRLTRELY, from the exons ATGGACTCTCTGCTTCAAGACCTACCCCGCTTGTCCGGAATAATCCCAGCAATCCTCGTCCTATTaatctttgtatttttcaaatcgATATCATCAAGCAAGCTCAAAACACCACCAGAACCCTTGGGAGCATGGCCCATCATAGGTCACTTGCCCATTCTAGCGAAATCCAAGCTTCACCACAAGACCTTGGCATCCCTGGCTGACCAGTGTGGACCCATCTTCAACGTCCGGTGTGGGACGTTCCAGGCCCTAGTGGTGAGCGGTTCTGAGATAGCCAAGGAGTGTTTCACCAAGAACGACATCGCAGTGTCCACTCGACCACGATACTTGGCCCAGGAGATCCTGGGCTACTCCTATGCCATGTTCCCGTTCGCGCCTTATGGCCCATACTGGCGCCAGGTGAGGAAGATGGCCACCTTGGAGCTGCTCTCGAGCCGGAGGGTAAAATCGCTTCTCAACCCTATCCAGGCCTCGGAAGCGGACGTGGCCATTCAAGAGCTGCACAAGCTTTGGATTGAGAGTAAGGACGATTCAG GCCATGTCATCATCGACTTGAGGCCGTGGTTTGCAAAGTTGACTCTGAATGTGATCCTGAGAATCGTGGCCGGAAAGCGCTACCGTACAGCGGACGAGGAAGAGAAGCAACGGTGCCAAAAGGCGTTACGGGAGTTCTTCCACCTCTTTGGGGCGTTTTTACCGTCAGACGCTTTTCCTTTCCTGAGGTGGCTCGACTTAGGTGGACGTGAGAAGGCCATGAAGAGGACTGCAGAAGAACTAGACGAAATTATGGGTGGTTGGTTAGAGGATCACAAGAGGGATAATAAGAATTTGGGTGAGACCAATGGAAGTGGAGATTTCATGGACGTCATGCTTTCGGTCCTTAACGATGATGAAATTGGAGGTTATGATGCTGATACGATTATAAAAGCTACATGCTTG GCGATGATCGCAGGCGGCAGTGATACCTCGATGGTTACCCTGACGTGGGCAATCTCACTGTTGCTCAACAACCTTCACAGCCTGAAGAAAGCTCAAAAAGAGCTGGACGCTCAGATCGGCAAGCAAAGGCATGTGAAAGAAGGGGACATCGCCAGCCTAACTTATCTTCAAGCCATAGTGAAGGAGACCCTCCGGTTACATCCGGCGGCCCCACTCTCAGGGCCACGCCAATTCACTGAGGATTGCACTGTCGGCGAGTACCACGTGCCCAAAGGCACATGGTTGATCTTGAACATCTGGAAAATCCAAACCGACCCCAGGACATGGCCTGATCCATTGGAGTTTAGGCCCGAGAGGTTCTTGAGCAGCCACAAAGATGTTGATGTGAAGGACTCCAACATTGCACTCCTCCCGTTTGGAGGCGGCAGGCGAATATGCCCCGGAATATCTTTCGGACTGGAGATGGTGCACTTTCTTCTAGCTAAGTTCTTACATGCATTCGAGATATCAACCGTGGACAACTCACCAGTGGATATGTCCGAGATCTTCGGACCAACTATACTAAAAGCGACCCCATTGGAGGTTATGCTCAAGCCAAGATTAACTCGGGAGCTCTACTAG